The Salminus brasiliensis chromosome 3, fSalBra1.hap2, whole genome shotgun sequence genome contains a region encoding:
- the arpc1a gene encoding actin-related protein 2/3 complex subunit 1A has product MSLHQFLLEPITCHAWNRDRTQIAISPNNHEVHIYKKSGNQWVKAHELKEHNGHITGIDWAPKSDRIVTCGADRNAYVWSQKDGVWKPTLVILRINRAATFVKWSPLENKFAVGSGARLISVCYFESENDWWVSKHIKKPIRSTVLSLDWHPNNVLLAAGSCDFKCRVFSAYIKEVDEKPAPTPWGSKMPFGQVMAEFGGAGSGGWVHSVCFSASGNRLAWVSHDSTVTVVDPTKSSTPSPLKTEFLALLSVTFVSENNIVAAGHDCCPMLFSFDDGGTLTFISKLDIPKQSIQRNISAMERFRNMDKRATTEDRNSTLETLHQNSITQVSIYEGDKRDCRKFCTTGIDGAMTIWDFKTLESSIQGLRIM; this is encoded by the exons ATGTCACTCCACCAGTTTCTCTTGGAACCCATCACATGCCATGCATGGAACCGGGACAGGACTC AAATTGCTATCAGCCCAAACAATCACGAGGTTCATATATACAAGAAGAGTGGAAATCAGTGGGTGAAAGCCCATGAGTTAAAAGAACACAATGGGCACATCACAG GCATTGACTGGGCTCCTAAAAGCGATCGAATTGTAACCTGCGGAGCGGATCGTAACGCTTACGTGTGGAGCCAGAAGGACGGGGTGTGGAAGCCCACTCTTGTCATCCTCAGGATCAACCGTGCTGCCACGTTTGTGAAGTGGTCTCCACTGGAGAACAAGTTTGCAGTGGGCAGTGGAGCTCGCCTcatatctgtttgctactttgaGTCTGAAAATGACTG GTGGGTCAGCAAACACATCAAGAAGCCTATCCGCTCCACTGTCCTCAGTCTTGACTGGCATCCAAACAATGTACTTCTGGCAGCTGGGTCATGTGACTTTAAATGCAG GGTATTTTCTGCATACATCAAGGAGGTGGATGAAAAGCCAGCTCCAACTCCATGGGGGTCCAAGATGCCGTTTGGCCAGGTGATGGCAGAGTTTGGTGGGGCAGGCAGTGGAGGATGGGTCCACAGTGTCTGTTTCTCAGCCAGTGGAAACAGACTGGCCTGGGTCAGCCATGACAGCACTGTGACTGTGGTGGACCCCACAAAAAGCTCAAC gcctAGCCCACTGAAAACAGAGTTCCTTGCTCTTCTGAGCGTCACCTTTGTTTCTGAGAACAACATTGTGGCAGCG GGTCATGATTGCTGCCCAATGCTGTTCAGTTTTGATGATGGTGGAACCTTGACCTTCATATCCAAGTTGGACATTCCAAAGCAGAGCATCCAGCGTAACATCTCTGCCATGGAGCGCTTCCGCAACATGGACAAGAGAGCCACCACTGAGGACCGCAATAGCACTCTGGAAACCCTTCACCAGAACAGCATCAC CCAAGTGTCTATATATGAAGGAGACAAAAGAGATTGTCGCAAA